The stretch of DNA TGTACAATCGCACCATTCTTATCCTTTTTAATAATGTTTAATGGTTTCCCTCTTTCAAAATCTAAGGAATTAAACCCAACGTATCTCAAATTATTATATAAAGAGTTAGTACTGAATGCTGAAAAAACATAAGCATTTGCACTCTTGTCTATATACCCGTTATCACTATTGGTAAAATTGTATTCGGTTGTTCCCCCATTCCCATTTTCAGAAACTTTTTCAATGACTTTAGTATAAACAATATGTTTTCCTTTAGTATTGTTTGTTTGAATTATAGGTACATCAGCAAATCTGTAAATTCTGGATTTACTATCCTGATCTTCTTCATAGTAAACCGGTTTTCCAGATAAAACTCCTGTAGACTTTCCATTTAATGCCCCATTCTCAGTATAAAAATAGTCTTTAACAATTCTTTGGCCATCTCCGGGATCTGTAATTATCCTTTTTATTCGTAATCCTCCTGCTATTTTTTTTGCTGTATCTTCTATATAAAAATTATATGGAGATGAAGTTTTAACATCGATGACTTTTGTATAATCATGCGGTTCGAAAATAAATTCACTAAACCCTTTTGTTGGGAAAGTCACTCTCTTTAAAACACCTTTTGTTAATTGAGCAGGATCCGTTTCTTTATAAGTTGGAAGTACATTTTTTAGTTGATTGGGTGTATAAAAAAGTCCGTCACCAGGTTGTACACTAGTTAAAAAGGATTTATTATTATAATATCCCCAATGATCATTTTTCCTCTGGTTATACTTTGGTAAATCTGTTGAAAAATAATCCATAGAATAAATTTGTCCGTTTTTATTAAAGCCTGTTAAGTATAATTTTTTATTGGGATCTTCCAAATAATTAAAATTAATTTCCTCTATTACAGCACTTTTGTCTATAGTTATTTTATCAAGCTTGAAAAAATGTTTAGCGTTCCTGATATCCACCCCATAGTGATGACTATATTGAAAGGATTCATTCCACTGTTGAGTAGTAATGGGTGAATAGTCATATTCTTCTACATTGGCCGGGGTTTTAAAAAAATTAATAGAATATTCATTGTTCACATTAATATTTTTCAGATAGGTAACAAAGGTTCTTTCCGGATTTATATATACACCTTGTTGTTTTTTAGCTGATACCCCTGAGTTTATATTATAATACATTGAAGTAAAAGAATGAGAGACTTTATAAAACGCTCTATTGTCTCTTTCATAATTGTAAGTAATTTCAAATTTATTAGGTAGAATTACTTTTGTCAGGAACCAGGAATTAGCAATAAAATGAGTGTTAAACGAATTAATTGTACTACTATTATAAGGAGTCGCTGAAAATTCAATAGATTCAGGGGTTTTACCAAAAATATATTGAGTCCCTTTTTTGTCAGTAAGAACAAATCCATAAATAATTCTTTTTACCCTATGGGTCTTACTGTTTAAAGGCTTAAATCCGTTTTCATAAACTTCAAAATCAGAGGCAAGTTCACTTGTAATTTTAATATCTTTAAAATCTCCGGATGCTACTATCCATTCTCCTTTATGATTCTTATAAAATGTTCCCGACATTCCATTGACACTGAAATTAAACTCATCTGGAGATGGATATACTGTTCTTCCACTCCCAAAAAGAGATTTGTTTATATTTATAAATTGATATAACTTAGATGATGAAGCCCAATCTGCAGCATCCAGCATTCCATAATTATCATAATATGAATATTTGTTACTTGGGGAGTCATTATGGACTAAAACTTCATCGATTCCTCCTTTCACTGTTCGGGTTATAACACCCCCTACATTTACATTCCATCCTACACCAGCCCAGGTAGGAGGAATATCTGGCTTTATAGAAGATAAATTGTAAGATAGATCAATATTCAAATTGTAATTATCTTTGGTATAGCTGAATAGATTAAAGGAAATAGACGGCTGTCCTGTAAATAAATCTATCCCCATCGGATCAAACTGTCCCAAACTTGCAGAAATAGGACTATTACTAAAAATAGTTGGAGTATATGGATTTCCACTATTAACCTGCCCATTAAATAAGGAAGAAAGCAATGTAGAAGCTAATATTATTTTTCTTTTCATCATGTTATTTTTTAATCAGTTTAGTACTTGCAGTTTTATTCCCATCCGTTTTTACAGTTACCAGATAAGCTCCCTGAATCAGGTTCTGAGTATTAATCTTCGTTACTTTATTCTTCGTTTTCATGCTCTGTAATTGTCTCCCGCTCATATCGTATATGGTTATCTCAGCCTCAAACAATCCTGCTTTTAAACCTTCAAATCCAATCTCCACATACGCAAAGTCAGATACAGGATTTGGATAGATCTTGATATCCTGTTTTTCAATCAACTGATCAAGCTGTTTATCTCCCAGCTTCACAATCTTCCAGTTCTCCTTTCCTAACTCATCTGCACTGGTTCCTGCCAGGATGATCGAACCATCTTTATTTAATTTTAAATCTGAAAGTCTTTCCTCTTTTTTCTTCTCCTTTCCTTTAACATGTTTTCTCCACTGTTCATTTCCATCCTGATTTACATACAGCATCCAGAACGTTTCATCATTAGATTCTATTCTTCCTTCTGCCTGGGTGTAACCTCCGAGTAAGATGCCCTTAGTTGCTGGTTGAGAGTTGCTAGTTGAGAGGCTACTAATAGTACTCATACTCATTAGAACGTCTCTGTTTCCAAAATTGTAAGATTTCTGCCATTGCTCATTTCCTCTTTCGTCTAGTGAAACCAGCCAAAGGTCAGTTCCTTCTTCAATCCCTACAGTCTTATTTCCTGATCTCTCAGATCTGGACTCTCCACCGATCATATATCCGTTTGATGTTAAAGCAAGGGTTCTTACATGATCATCTCCTTTTCCTCCAAAGTTCTTTTCCCATTCAACTTTTCCATCTTTGCTCAACTTTACGATCCAGTAATCACCTTCTCCGAAATTCTCAGTGGTTTTGGATTGATAAGTAATGGGTAATGAGTGATTAGTAATAGTAGAACGATCAGCTTTTGAATTGGAGATCGTCTCTTTTTCATTACTCATTACTGATTGCTGATTACTCATATTCACAGCTTCGCTGCGTGAGTAAATCCCTACCAACACACCTCCATCTTTTGTAGGAATCATTTTCTCTACTTCATCTAGTCCTCTCGCACCTAAAATCAGTTGTGAAATTTCTTTTCCGTCTTTATCAAGCCTGATGATCCACACATCTTTGGAGCCATAACCTTTAGAGGCATTTTGTACATTACCGGCTACAAAGAATCCTAAATCCGTGGTTTGAATAACAGATCTGGCTTCTTCATCAGCAATTGTCCCTAACGTTTTCTGCCATAATTCATCTCCAAACTCGTTGATTCTTATCAACCAGATATCGCTACCTCCTTTGGAATCTTCTTTTTTATCAAGACCCTTACCTGAATATGAGGTTCCTGCTAGAAGCGCTCCTCCTTCTTGGGTATTCACCGTTGCAGATAGATAGTCATGGTTGCTTCCTGAGAAGTATTTTTCCCAAATCTGCTCTCCCTGTTGATTGAGCTTCACCAAATGAAAATCGTACCCGTTATTCTGCCCGGTAGTACTTCCAGCTCCCATCTTCTGGCTTCCAGCCTGAATACTACTTCCTGTAATTAAATATTGCTGATCAATAGTAGTGGTTACCTGGCTCAAAAAATCCTGGGTAGAGGACTTGATATTTTTCTGCCAGAGTGTTTCCTGAGCAGAAATGCTCAGAATAGTACATATCGAAAATGCACTTAAGTAGAGTTTCTTCATCTATAACGCTTTTGTATTTTTTTATTATGGCTGCTAATCTAAAAGATTCGACTAATAATATCAAAAGAATTATGGTAAATATTTCACCTTCTAAAGAATTTTTAGATAATTTAATTGTGACTAAATTTCTTAATTAAAATGATTTTATATAAAATAAATATATAATCAATCAGTTATATATAAAATACATAACTAAATAGAATATAGTGAGTGGTATTGATAGATAATAAAAAAATAATATTAAATTAATTTTATTAATAAATAATTGTTTTTTAACGAAATATATACCTTTAAAAACACTAGATTCATAGCATAAAATGTGTTATTGGTCACTTTTTATGCTTCTGAATTTACTCAATATGGTATAGAAACATAGAAATTCAGCTTTTTTACTTTAAGTTTATATTTTTAGATGATTTTGAAAGAGAAGAAATAAGCCAATTTTGGTCAGGTTTTTGAAGCATTAATTAAGAATAATAATCATTTATTCTTTTTAATAAACCAATCACTTAAAAATATTATATTATGTCAACACAAAATCTGACTCATCTTGAGGCTATTAAAAAAATCCAGGAACTTTCTACTAATGCTAAAATCTGTATGTTCTGTACGGATCTGGAAACTTTGCCTGTTACTTCTCGTCCTATGGCGTTGCAGGAAACAGATGATAGTGGAAATCTGTGGTTTATCAGCAGTGAGACCAGCAATAAAAATTTTGAAATTAAAGAAGACCGCAGAGTACAATTGTTCTTTATGAATAATGGAGATTCACAATACCTTTCAGTATATGGAACTGCTTCTGTGTATAAAGATAAAGCTACCATAGAAGAAAAATGGTCTGCTATGGCCAAGGCCTGGTTTGACGGAAAAGATGATCCGAATGTTTCTATTATCAGGGTAGAACCTAAGGAAACCTACTATTGGGATACCAAAGCAGGAAAATTAGTGAGCTTATTGAGTTTTGTGGCATCAGCGGTTACAGGAATTAAAACAAATAATGCTGATGGCGTCGAAGGTAACGCCAAAGTATAAATAAAAAACAGGCAACCTTTTCAGGCTGCCTGTTTTTTATAAATATTTAAAATGGCTTTGCATCTTGTTTCATGAATTTTTTTCCAAAATAGCTTTAGTTGGAATCTTAAACCGGCAGGTCATTGGAGGCTAAAGCCTGGTTTGGAATAAGGGCTCCTATTCATTGAAAGCCATTTTTACTTATTTTTTTACATCTTCAAGAGAAGCTCCAAAATTAATATGCAATACATTTCCATTAGGAGTCACTAATGCAGGTACAGACTGTACCCCTGCTCTTTCTGCAGCTTCAATTTTACTTCTGTCTTCTCCAAGGTGAATACGTTCTACATTTTCTTCACCGATAAGGCTGATGATATCTTCCTCTGCACTGACGCATACCGGACATCCTGCATGATAAAAAACGGATTTTGTCATTGTATTATTTTTTAAGGTTTTTAATAATAATTTTTAATTCTTCAATTTCTTTTTCCTGCAAAGGTTTCAAAGGGCTTCTTAAGTTTCCGCCTTCTTCCCCCAGAATATTCAGACCTGCTTTAACGGCTCTTGGTAAGCCTTTAGCTACGATGAATTTTAATAATTCAACCTGTTGATAGAAAATATCCTGAGCTTCTCTGAGCTGATTATTTTCGATGGCCTGATATAATCCAATATTTAATTCCGGGATTAGATTAGGTGCTGCTGTACACCATCCCCTTGCTCCTGCTGCAAAAGCTGCCAATGCTAATGGATTTGAACCATTGTAGAAAGCAACATCTTCTCCCAATTCTTTTCTTAAATAATGCATTCTCTGAATATCACCCGTACTTTCTTTGATCATCGTGACATTAGGAATTTCCAATAATCTTTTCAAAAGAGCTGGTGACATATCTACCCCACCTGTTGCAGGATTGTTATAAGCCATGATAGGAATTGAAATTTTACGGGCGACCGTATCATAATGGGTAACAATTTCATCATCGGTGAGCTTCCAATAGGTCATGGGAATGATCATCACAGCATCAGCACCTGATTTTTCAGCAAATTGGGCATGATATACTGTTTTTTCAGTTGTGAGATTAGATACCCCTACCAATGTCGGAATTCTTCCCTTTACCTGTTGTATAGTTGCTTCAGTAATAGCCTCTTTTTCTTCATCGGATAAATAAGGCAAAACACCTGTGCTTCCCAGTGGAGCAATACCATGATTGCCTGATATCACTAATCTTTCGACAAGCTTTTTAAACAATGGAATATCTACCTTTTCATTGGCATCAAAAGGAGTAATGGGATAAGCAATAATCCCTTTAAATGGAACATTTTTCATATAAATCATTTTAAATTGTAATAGGATCTGATCAACATCTGTTTTGAGATCCTGTCAAAACTATTTTTGAAGTACTTTTTGTGGCTTTTAATTACTCAATCCACAGTATAAATAATTTCATCTCTGAAATGAACCAACTTTTGTTTATTTAAACCACCTTTATTATACATCATAAAAGCCACAAAAAGCATTCACCTGTTTACAGGTCTCTTCCTTCTTCCTCTCTCAATGCGACACCCAGATTCTGCAATTGGGGTGCATTTTCACAGGCAATATATTTTGCCGGTTCCGTATCGCTCAGATTTTGATGCTTATGCCATCCCCATGAAGGAATATATACTGCATCTCCAGCCTGCCACTCTACTTTTTCTCCTTCTATTTCTGTCCATCCTTTTCCTTCGATCACATACAATACCGTTTCATACGTATGACGGTGTTTGTTGGTCTGTTGTCCTGGTAATAGTCCACCAATGGTCATGCTTACATTTTTACTGGGCAGGTCTACAAAGAATACCGGATGTTTTCTCTCCGTTGAAAACTGATCATGCTCTCCTGCTTTTTCTACATTTTTATGAATCAAGTGAGTAGGTTTCTGAAACTGAGGTCTTGCAAAAGTTTCGTGAAAGTCTTTTGAACTAAATTTTTTACTGTCCATGATTTTAAAATTTTAGTGTTTTCTGCATTATTGCTCTACAAAAATATCTTATATTTGGACTATTCAGGTGATTCAGTTTTAACATAAATAGGTAGTCCAGATGTTGCGTCCATGGAAATTAGAATTAGAAATTGACAGAAAATCAGGTAAAGCCATTTACCTCCAGATTGCAGATACTATTATTTCAGATATACAATCCGGAAGGTTAAAAGCGGGTGATGCCCTTCCTGGAAGTCGTGTCCTGGCTGCTATGCTGAAAATAAATAGGAATACAGTAGTAGAGGCTTACCAGGTATTGATCAATGAGGAATGGGCAATTTCTAAAGACAGGAAAGGAATCTTTGTTTCCGATCGATTGCCTTCTTTAGGCATACAGCCAAGAAATAATATTCTGAAAGATCATGAACATACCGGACCAGACATTCCCTTTTTGATCAATTTTGATGATGGTCATCCGGATAGTAAAATAGCCCCTGTAAAAGAGCTGGCAAGAGCATATCGGCAGATATTCAACCGGAAAGCTAAATGGCAGATGATGGGATATACGGATGTACATGGCGATATAGAATTCCGGAAAGCAGTTTCTCAAATGCTCAATCACCAGAGGGGCATGCACAGCAATGAAGATGAAATTTCGATTACACGGGGAAGTCAGATGGCTATGTTTCTAACAGCTCAATGCTTAGTCGAAGCCGGAGATGCAGTAATCGTTGAAAACCCGGGATATCAGCCGGCATGGAGAACTTTTGAACATGCAGGCGCAAAACTTCTTCCCATATCTGTTGATGAGGAAGGTCTGGTTGTCGACGATATTCTTCATCTTTTAAAACAAGGAAATAAAATAAAAGCTATCTGTATTACTCCTCACAGACAGTATCCTACCACGGTTACCTTAAGCTTAGCACGAAGGCTAAAACTGGTAGAACTATCGAATACTTATGGTATAACGATTATTGAAGACGATTACGATAATGAGTTTCATTTCGGTTACCGCCCTATCTTGCCGCTTTCCAGTTTTCCGGAGCTGGATCATTATGTATACATTGGTACTATGAGTAAAGTTGTTGCGCCAGCTTTAAGAATAGGATATCTGGCTACTAAGGACCAAAATCTTCTTCAAAAAATTGGAAAGCTGAGAAAAATGATTGATGTACAAGGGGATATTATTATGGAACAAGCCGTTTTACAGCTGATCAGGGACGGTGCTGTTAAAAAGCACATTAAAAAATCTACCATCCATTATAAACATAAACGGGATTTTGTACATAACCTTCTGGAAAAGTATTTGAAAAACCAGGCAGATTTCAGCTTGCCGGATGGAGGATTGGCTTTTTGGATTGTACCGAAAGTAAAATTGAACTGGGATAAGGTAACTGATTTATTATTAGATAAAAATATCAGAATAATCCATCCTGAACAATACAGTTTTAGCACCCCGGTAAACGGATTCCGATTAAGCTACGGTTCCCTTTCTGAAGAACAACTGGAACAGAGTATCAGAATAATCGGAGAGATTTTAAGAGATCAGAATTAGATAATCTTTTACTTTTATCCTTTAAATTTAGTGAGTACTCCATTCTTATAACAATAAAATTCATAGACAGGATCTTTGCGGAAAGCAAATACTTTTTCCAGATCAATTCTGTCATATTGTGAACGTATCCGATCATATTTTTCTTTAAGATGAACCGGTAATTCGTCCGGTCGTATAGGCCTTTCTATTTCCAGTCCATCCTGAATAGCAAATTCAATAACAAAATCCATTTGCCTCCATGAGATTATGGATTCGGTTTGAAAATTATGGTGTGTTGCCGAAAAGGAAATGTTATCCTGTTCGATAATTTTGCCGGATGTTCCGATAAGAAGCATAATTCCTGATGCCACCATGGCTCCATATCCGATTTTTCTGAAAATAAACTCACTCAAATAAGGAAGAATATACTTCACGGTATAAGATGATACGATGGTAGCTACAGCAATGGCAAGTCCTAGCCAAAGTGCAGTTTTGGAATAAAGTCCCAAAGAAATATAAATAACCAGTTTTATCATATGCAGGAAAATCTCATTCGCTGCCCGGGTTGCCACAATTTCTTCTTTCTTAAGTCCGAACTTCAGATAAAAACGGTTAAAAAGCAAGCCTATAGCACCTGTAATTCCGGATACAAAGCCGG from Chryseobacterium piperi encodes:
- a CDS encoding T9SS type A sorting domain-containing protein, with protein sequence MKKLYLSAFSICTILSISAQETLWQKNIKSSTQDFLSQVTTTIDQQYLITGSSIQAGSQKMGAGSTTGQNNGYDFHLVKLNQQGEQIWEKYFSGSNHDYLSATVNTQEGGALLAGTSYSGKGLDKKEDSKGGSDIWLIRINEFGDELWQKTLGTIADEEARSVIQTTDLGFFVAGNVQNASKGYGSKDVWIIRLDKDGKEISQLILGARGLDEVEKMIPTKDGGVLVGIYSRSEAVNMSNQQSVMSNEKETISNSKADRSTITNHSLPITYQSKTTENFGEGDYWIVKLSKDGKVEWEKNFGGKGDDHVRTLALTSNGYMIGGESRSERSGNKTVGIEEGTDLWLVSLDERGNEQWQKSYNFGNRDVLMSMSTISSLSTSNSQPATKGILLGGYTQAEGRIESNDETFWMLYVNQDGNEQWRKHVKGKEKKKEERLSDLKLNKDGSIILAGTSADELGKENWKIVKLGDKQLDQLIEKQDIKIYPNPVSDFAYVEIGFEGLKAGLFEAEITIYDMSGRQLQSMKTKNKVTKINTQNLIQGAYLVTVKTDGNKTASTKLIKK
- a CDS encoding pyridoxamine 5'-phosphate oxidase family protein — its product is MSTQNLTHLEAIKKIQELSTNAKICMFCTDLETLPVTSRPMALQETDDSGNLWFISSETSNKNFEIKEDRRVQLFFMNNGDSQYLSVYGTASVYKDKATIEEKWSAMAKAWFDGKDDPNVSIIRVEPKETYYWDTKAGKLVSLLSFVASAVTGIKTNNADGVEGNAKV
- a CDS encoding thioredoxin; this translates as MTKSVFYHAGCPVCVSAEEDIISLIGEENVERIHLGEDRSKIEAAERAGVQSVPALVTPNGNVLHINFGASLEDVKK
- a CDS encoding dihydrodipicolinate synthase family protein, with product MKNVPFKGIIAYPITPFDANEKVDIPLFKKLVERLVISGNHGIAPLGSTGVLPYLSDEEKEAITEATIQQVKGRIPTLVGVSNLTTEKTVYHAQFAEKSGADAVMIIPMTYWKLTDDEIVTHYDTVARKISIPIMAYNNPATGGVDMSPALLKRLLEIPNVTMIKESTGDIQRMHYLRKELGEDVAFYNGSNPLALAAFAAGARGWCTAAPNLIPELNIGLYQAIENNQLREAQDIFYQQVELLKFIVAKGLPRAVKAGLNILGEEGGNLRSPLKPLQEKEIEELKIIIKNLKK
- a CDS encoding cupin domain-containing protein — translated: MDSKKFSSKDFHETFARPQFQKPTHLIHKNVEKAGEHDQFSTERKHPVFFVDLPSKNVSMTIGGLLPGQQTNKHRHTYETVLYVIEGKGWTEIEGEKVEWQAGDAVYIPSWGWHKHQNLSDTEPAKYIACENAPQLQNLGVALREEEGRDL
- the pdxR gene encoding MocR-like pyridoxine biosynthesis transcription factor PdxR, encoding MLRPWKLELEIDRKSGKAIYLQIADTIISDIQSGRLKAGDALPGSRVLAAMLKINRNTVVEAYQVLINEEWAISKDRKGIFVSDRLPSLGIQPRNNILKDHEHTGPDIPFLINFDDGHPDSKIAPVKELARAYRQIFNRKAKWQMMGYTDVHGDIEFRKAVSQMLNHQRGMHSNEDEISITRGSQMAMFLTAQCLVEAGDAVIVENPGYQPAWRTFEHAGAKLLPISVDEEGLVVDDILHLLKQGNKIKAICITPHRQYPTTVTLSLARRLKLVELSNTYGITIIEDDYDNEFHFGYRPILPLSSFPELDHYVYIGTMSKVVAPALRIGYLATKDQNLLQKIGKLRKMIDVQGDIIMEQAVLQLIRDGAVKKHIKKSTIHYKHKRDFVHNLLEKYLKNQADFSLPDGGLAFWIVPKVKLNWDKVTDLLLDKNIRIIHPEQYSFSTPVNGFRLSYGSLSEEQLEQSIRIIGEILRDQN
- a CDS encoding sulfite exporter TauE/SafE family protein: MTFNIILLFVGAIIAFWISAICGGGASLILIPILNLLLPSSVVPFSLTIGTFTSSASRIAVFKKHIQWKIFFWFVPFSIPAVLAGAWMIKYVNPDYLQLIVAFFLLANLPELFKSKKTVVEEEKPYPKFMLGIIGFCAGFVSGITGAIGLLFNRFYLKFGLKKEEIVATRAANEIFLHMIKLVIYISLGLYSKTALWLGLAIAVATIVSSYTVKYILPYLSEFIFRKIGYGAMVASGIMLLIGTSGKIIEQDNISFSATHHNFQTESIISWRQMDFVIEFAIQDGLEIERPIRPDELPVHLKEKYDRIRSQYDRIDLEKVFAFRKDPVYEFYCYKNGVLTKFKG